In the Microcaecilia unicolor chromosome 10, aMicUni1.1, whole genome shotgun sequence genome, one interval contains:
- the LOC115479067 gene encoding uncharacterized protein LOC115479067 codes for MSIKGNVLKPEVKFVRRKDDITGDDDDQFRVEMSCGHAASPASLTGWCRSLLDTGCIKFHCPADVNDEKCGKEWPYVELRRHAALTEEEQRDFEVKIASIAAKQYHDYKECPGCRSFVERKDLTRLSVRCIVCGRNDGRVYEFCWQCLRPWKGDYNLSVKCGNEDCKNPKLHILENCDLKDLPGSEIENCPSIRACPTCGQLIEHKEKCKYVICNQCSVEFCFACLETAQNCQASKAGSWFKVCAKPLAPKQTEIPVWSQRNQQAHSVSAALESQVNIIEQLHQRLELQTESLLQTLQPHQTQESQRTQQIQTQDTQQLQSQRTQTFQTHEPQQTQELQRTQQSYMQESQQFQNQEPHKESWCTIS; via the exons GTGATGATGATGATCAGTTCCGGGTTGAAATGTCATGTGGACATGCTGCTAGTCCCGCATCATTAACAGGATGGTGTCGAAGTCTGCTAGATACG GGTTGTATCAAATTCCATTGTCCTGCTGACGTTAATGATGAGAAATGTGGCAAAGAATGGCCATATGTAGAGCTCCGGAGACATGCAGCATTGactgaagaagagcagcgggactTTGAAGTGAAAATTGCATCCATTGCTGCTAAACAATACCATGATTACAAAGAG TGCCCTGGATGTAGAAGTTTTGTGGAACGCAAAGATCTAACAAGGCTGAGTGTGCGCTGCATTGTCTGTGGAAGAAACGATGGTAGAGTCTATGAGTTCTGCTGGCAGTGCCTGAGGCCTTGGAAGGGTGATTATAATTTATCTGTGAAGTGTGGTAATGAAGACTGCAAGAATCCAAAGCTTCACATTTTAGAAAACTGTGATCTGAAAGACCTTCCAGGGAGTGAAATTGAAAACTGCCCATCCATCCGAGCTTGTCCAACCTGTGGACAGCTGATAGAGCACAAGGAAAAGTGCAAATATGTTATTTGCAATCAGTGTAGTGTCGAGTTCTGTTTTGCTTGCCTTGAAACTGCTCAAAACTGCCAAGCTAGCAAAGCAGGTTCTTGGTTTAAGGTCTGTGCTAAGCCTTTAGCTCCAAAACAGACAGAAATTCCTGTGTGGTCTCAGAGAAACCAGCAAGCTCATTCTGTCTCAGCAGCACTTGAATCTCAAGTGAATATCATAGAGCAGTTGCACCAACGTCTTGAATTACAAACTGAATCTCTACTTCAAACCCTACAACCCCATCAAACCCAAGAATCTCAGAGAACCCAGCAAATCCAAACTCAAGATACTCAACAACTCCAGTCCCAGAGAACCCAAACATTCCAGACTCACGAACCTCAGCAAACCCAAGAACTCCAGAGAACTCAGCAATCATATATGCAAGAATCCCAACAATTCCAGAATCAAGAACCCCATAAAGAATCTTGGTGTACAATATCATAA